One region of Anaeromyxobacter paludicola genomic DNA includes:
- a CDS encoding pectinacetylesterase family protein has product MPRLHPRALSAALALLAAACGGSSSPPAEHATALPRNVWTWVDVPGTACHDGSPTGMAVNPGDGPDVLLFLNGGGACWDALTCLVLKTASLGPYGRAQFEAQVGQAARSILDRSQPESPFRQATLVFVPYCTGDVHAGDRVAAYTLAGATTTFHHAGHANVLADLAALGRELPAPAKVTLAGASAGGFGTWFNLDAVHAAWPGAEVNLLDDSGPPVEAQDLDPALRDAWRAAWGLDALTDPLCPACRADPSAMVNVLAQKYPLDRLALLSSEQDAVISAYLRKTPADFQAALLRYTADVFDELPGARHFLVPGATHTMVGDPASFTAGGQDLWSWLSAFDAGGSAWISRGP; this is encoded by the coding sequence ATGCCTCGGCTCCACCCGCGCGCCCTCTCGGCCGCCCTGGCCCTCCTCGCCGCGGCCTGCGGCGGCTCCTCCTCGCCCCCGGCGGAGCACGCCACCGCGCTGCCCCGGAACGTGTGGACCTGGGTGGACGTGCCCGGCACCGCCTGCCACGACGGCTCGCCGACCGGGATGGCCGTGAACCCCGGCGACGGCCCGGACGTCCTCCTGTTCCTGAACGGGGGCGGCGCCTGCTGGGACGCGCTCACCTGCCTCGTGCTCAAGACCGCCTCGCTCGGTCCGTACGGCCGGGCGCAGTTCGAGGCGCAGGTGGGACAGGCGGCCCGGTCGATCCTCGACCGGAGCCAGCCGGAGAGCCCCTTCCGGCAGGCCACGCTGGTGTTCGTGCCCTACTGCACGGGCGACGTCCACGCCGGGGACCGGGTGGCGGCCTACACCCTCGCGGGCGCCACCACCACCTTCCACCACGCCGGGCACGCCAACGTCCTCGCCGACCTCGCCGCGCTGGGGCGGGAGCTCCCCGCCCCGGCCAAGGTGACGCTCGCCGGGGCCTCGGCCGGCGGCTTCGGGACCTGGTTCAACCTCGACGCGGTCCACGCGGCCTGGCCGGGCGCCGAGGTGAACCTCCTCGACGACTCCGGCCCGCCGGTGGAGGCCCAGGATCTCGACCCGGCCCTCCGCGACGCCTGGCGCGCCGCCTGGGGGCTCGACGCCCTCACCGACCCGCTCTGCCCCGCCTGCCGCGCCGACCCCTCGGCGATGGTGAACGTCCTCGCCCAGAAGTACCCGCTCGACCGGCTGGCGCTGCTCTCGTCGGAGCAGGACGCCGTCATCTCGGCCTACCTGCGGAAGACGCCGGCCGACTTCCAGGCGGCGCTGCTCCGCTACACCGCGGACGTCTTCGACGAGCTCCCGGGCGCGCGGCACTTCCTCGTGCCCGGGGCGACCCACACCATGGTCGGCGACCCGGCCAGCTTCACCGCCGGCGGCCAGGACCTCTGGAGCTGGCTTTCGGCGTTCGACGCCGGCGGCTCCGCCTGGATCTCGCGCGGCCCCTAG